gttttaatatttttcatattgcttAAGgtcttttgataatattttgtatatattggaCTGAATAAAACATTAAGATTAATTTTACGTgataatttttactttgtttaaaggagctactaaaaaattttaagttacatatGTGGTTTGCATTATGTTTCATTTGGAAAGTGCTAGTCTGTGGCTTATAAAAGCACCAGGTATGTTTCTGTAAAGAAGCAATAGTTATGTATCTTTTTCATTAGAAGAACTAGTTAGTGTAAATACTgggtttttttaataattgaactTATTAATGCCTTTTTATTTCCTGCTTATAGTGTTTAGAATCCTCCCTAAGAAAACATATAAGTACACCAACTGTCAGTGCCTCTTAATGTATACTCTGCTTCTGTTTAAATTCTCATTCCCTTTATCATGTAGCTTTTTTGTTAATAAATGGTTTGTTTCTTAGATGTTTACTGAACTGCAGCAGATGAGGCAACAGCTACCAGACATGGAATTTGGCCGACGAATGGCTGTAGAACGTGAACTGGAGAAGGTGGATGCAGTAAGATTAATTAATATAGTTTTTGATGAAACTGGACACTTCGTGCTATATGGAACAATGCTGGGCATTAAAGTTATAAATGTAGAAACAAACCGGTAAGCTTTAATATgatgtatgctttttaaaaatgcatttttggaGGACCATTTCCTCCTTCTGAGAAACAATGGGAGTTTTGTTTGTTCCAAGACAAGTGGAATGGTCCCAAACGTCTAAACTTAACCAAATGTTTTGACTGGATTTTTCTGTGGTCTTTTGGTTGTTTATAATCTTATGTAAAAAGTTTCCACTCATGTTtgtaaaagaaatggaaggaagataTGCAtagttgcaattttttttttaacaagtttcaGTCTGTCTCTTGCTTATTGATTTAAATTAGCCTGGTTCATGTTAAATGTTGCCAAATATTTTAACCACAGAATTCAGCATTACATCCTGCTAGACAAAAAATCAGAAGCTAAAATGCATGAAACCACAATAAGCCTTTTGTGCAAACAGTCCATTTGGTCTTAGAACAAAATTGCTATAATCAGATACTATCACtgaatgtaaatgaaaagaacttACAGTatatttaaaggaggaaaaatctTGTGCTGTACATTCTCACatataaacaaatttattctgtagtTCTTGGCAATACAAAATCTTTGAAGGCTTGCAGAAAGATTAAGATAATAGGGACAGGTTAAAACTGTATGaatgactgtatttttttaacctgaaaattaTAGATACCTAccaatttaaaataacttcttgtgggtggtgggaggggtaaagaaacactttttaaaaaccttttactAGTTATTTTGTACAAAGATAAAGGATAGTTGATTCCGAACTTTCATCTGTAAAGTTGTTATAATTGGAGTGAATCCTGATAATTTTATCgtataaaacatattttccagGTGTGTGCGGATCTTAGGCAAGCAAGAGAATATTAGAGTGATGCAATTGGCTTTGTTTCAGGGAATAGCCAAAAAACATCGTGCTGCAACTACTATAGAAATGAAAGCTTCTGAAAATCCAGTTCTTCAGAATATTCAAGCTGACCCAACAATAGTGTGTACCTCTTTCAAAAAGAACAGATTTTATATGGTATGTGGAAGTACTAGGAGATACACCTTAATGTTTCTTCCAGTTTGGttggagttttattttcttagcttGTGCTTTCAACTGAAGAGAATGTTGGCAATAATTGTAGACATTCTAAACAACCATAGTAccattttacaaaattaatacTGTAGAATTTTTAACTAGGTCTTGATTTTAAGtatttctgtactgttttccatccTGTAGTGAAAAACTTTCAGCCCAGCTTCTATAACTATTTGTGTTGTCTAAGATGATAGGAAGTAAGTGGTTGTAGTAATAATTGGATCCAAAATAGTTCTTGCTGtggagattttaaaattcttcagttttagtatttttcacctttttctcTTGAACGTAACTTCTTTCCCCAGAACTTGCATACTTCCTTCTCTAACTACAtctctttttaccttttgactCCACTGTAATGATGCTACCCTGGAATTGTAAGttcctgaagaatttttttctggagaatgAGAAGTACTTTGCACATTAACTATGATGGAGGTCAGAATCAAACTCCTAAGCTGTCTAGGAATAGCGCCATTCTAATTGTTCAGCCAAGCAGAAAAATCTAAAGTATAGAGACCTCTGTGCTTGTATTCTGTCCTTCACTCCCCAGGAAGAGACTTTCTAAGACCCATGTGTGATTATTCTTCTGCCTAAAATCCTTTAATGACTCCTCAGCTATCTACAATAGCTGCGCTCTGAgtttatctttcttcatttttagttCATTTGCTATACTGACCATACTGAACTTGATCCCATTTGCAATAGTTGCGTGTTCTTTTTTGCCTGTAGGCCTTTGCACAGGCTATTTCTTCTTCCAGACACACACGTCTCCCCAGTTCTGAACTCATACTTGATGTCTCAGCTTGGAAACCTTCTCTTGACATCAAATTTGGATTAGGTGTGCCTCCTTGTATTATGTGTTACACTTGTTGGAATAATttgctgttttggttttttatgttttgagttttttttgtttgggtttttttttgtttgtttttggtctcTGACACTGTTCTCCCCTCCTCAAGATAATATGAAATCCATAAAGGGCGGTGTGTTTTCTTCACTGTTGAATCCATGGAATTTGGTAAAGTGACCTATTGTAGTATAATCATTCATTTAGCTATATATTACAAGCAGCTATGATGCTTTAAAGGTTACCAGCATTTGGTAAATGTAGGAAATAGTTTACCTACCCCAACCAAGCTTTTAACCTAAAATGGGTACATTCCTTTAAGATGAGGATTTTGTTATTAACTTTCAAACTCATTACTAAAAATTTATTAATACatgttaaaggaaaataattttcttgtttttacctGTAATTTAActattttgaaggtaaaaataaatcataaatgatAATTTTTGATATACACTAAAAACACATATACTAATTTTCCATCcactctattaaaaaatattagtaagtttgctttttctttccccagagggttagtttttgtttttttaaagtatagttggtttacaatgttgtgttagtttctggtatacaacaaagtgtaaaaatataattttatatataacacacacatacatattctttttcagattctttgccattatagtttattacaagataatgaatatagttccctgtgctatacagtaggaccttgtttatttcatatatagtagtgtatctgctaatcccaaactcctaatttatccctctcccacctttcccctttggtaactatgtttgttttctatgtctgtgagtctgttttttaaataagttcctttgtatcatttttttttaaatcccacatataagtggtatcatatatttgtctttctctgtctgacttcacttagtatgtaacctctaggtccatccatgttgctacaaatggcattatttcattcttttttatgactaatattccattgtgtgtatatatgacatcttctttatccagtcatctgttagtggacatttagtttccttccatgtcttgatCATTGAAAATAGTGctctatgaacactggagtgcgtGCATCTTATCCAATTTGAATTTTCTccgatatatgcccaggagtgggattgctggatcatatgataactctatttttagtttttaaaggaacctccatactgttatccataGTGGCTCTACCAATTTATGAagattccctttcctccacaccctctccagcatttgctatttgtggactttttgatgatggccattcttaccagtgtgaggtgatacctcactgtagttttgatttgcatttatctactAATTagctatgttgagcatcttttcatgtgcctattggccatctcgatgccttctttggagaaatgtctattaaagtcttctgcccattttttgattgggttggttgttcttttgttactgagttgtatgagctgttacatattttggaaattaagccgtTGTCAGTTGtgtcatttccaaatattttctcccagtgtgtaggttatcttttcattttgttcatggtttcctttgctgtgcaaaaagcttatgtttgattaggtcccattgtttatttttgcttttatttctattgccttgggagactgatgtaagaaaacattgctgccatttatgtcagagaatgttttgcctgtgttctcttcaaggaattttatggtatcatgtcttctttaagtctttaagccaatttgagtttatttttgtgtatggtgtgagggaccccagagtttatttttatgttgactAAACCATGTCTGTTCCTATAAacttcaaagaaatagaaaaacaaaaattgtcaCTCACTGTGTATTTATACAGCtaacattttcataaattttcattgttttattaggcatatatattctttagcaaaactaaaattttcaaatgaagtatcatgaaataaaattttataaaatttgaacttTAATAGTTCCATATATGAACTAAATTAagataactatttaaaaattcatataattaAATAGTACAACAGACATGCCATTCCTCTGACAACTGGAGAATAAGATGTTAAGGCAGTAACATCCTAGCTTGATTGTTCCATTATTTGGAATCTATCCAGGTGGATCGAGGAATGACATTGGGCAAGACAGGGCCTGGGCACTAGTTGATACCCAGTTAGAGCTGTCTTAGAGAAAAAGATTTCTGCTTACTAAGagtcaaataaaagaaacaggacTTGAGAAGTCAGAGTTTTAAcaactaaaaaattttttctcaattcACCCTAAAACATGAAGATCTTGAGATTTCTACAACTTCACTCAAAATGTACATTTTAGGATTTAGATAGATCGTTAgggtgctgaaaaaaaaaagaagaagaaaaaagtggaagGTCAAGATCCATTACTGATTCATTTTTGAATCCTCATCCTACCATCAGCCAGTCCTGCTCATCGTAATAACAATTATTAATGTGTATATAGCACCTTCTATATGTTAGGCACTGTTCTCTAAGCACTTTCCACTccttcatttaatcttctcagcaGGCACCATTTGGAgtaattattatccccattatgAATGAGGAAATGGAATTAATTTACTTCACCAAAGTCACATaactagtaagaggcagagccagaatcCAAGCCCAGACAATCTAAATAGTGAAGAATAAGCAACAGGCGGCAGGTTAGGTAGGATGTACTATATGGCAGAAGCAGAGAACTACTCCATTAAAACTGCATCTTGTTAAATGTATACTCAAAAAAATTTCCacaccaaaaaattaaattccatttgAAATTATACatcttcaatatatgaattttcatATTAGGTAAGTATAGAAATAATTTAACTGCCTTACACAGCTTGTGATAGGAAGTGATTACTAAAATAAGGATTTATTCTGATGGGAATTCTTACTTTCCTCAAATACTTCATTAGAAGTGAAATTTTATTGTCCTAAATTTTAACCAGATGAAAAgtttaattcactttttattttcctccttgaGTTTACTAAACGAGAACCAGAAGATACAAAAAGTGCAGATTCTGACCGAGACGTTTTTAATGAGAAACCTTCTAAAGAAGAAGTCATGGCAGCTACCCAAGCTGAGGGACCTAAACGAGTGTCAGACAGTGCCATTATCCACACAAGCATGGGAGACATTCACATCAAACTTTTTCCTGTTGAGTATGTACTATTTTCATTGTTGTAAATACACACAAGCGTAAATATGTATATTCAAAGAAACGTATTATACAACTTAAAAGTTCTTGTTATTTTGACTGAAGGAATTTTGAAGAATTTAAATGTTTGAGCATCTAGCCTGAGCTTTCTGTTAAATGTTAAGCTAGAAAATGGGAAAGttttatagatatatacacatacttcACAGGTTTATTATTATGAGATCAAAATATATTGGCTGTGAAAGCACTGAATGTAAACTATAAAGTGCTATACAAGTGTATATCACCATTATCATTAATTTACACTTTGTAAGTTTTGTGGCTTGTTTGTTGTAAGTAGCTTTCCTCTCAAAGCACATCTTTAAAAGGgatgataattatttttccttactGACATTTGCTAGACATATATTACCTATTCTTTAGTCCCAGTAgcgatgttttaaaaataaatttcaacaacaacaacaaaaaaaaaataagggcttccatttgaaaaagcagaaaagtatTCTGGACAGTTTAAAAGTTTGCAAAGTGAACATGCAATACCAAATACAGTACAATATCACTGGTTGTTCTTGATCTGAAAGAGGACATCTTTTACAACACCTTGACttgaaagcatttatttattttggacaTGAATGTTTTATATCCAAACCGTACCTTGGTACTGAACCAAAAACTAGGCAGTTCTAGACTCCTAGACCATCTCATTCTTAAGTGTTCAGAACCCATGCATCCATTAAGCCTATTCCCTACTGTGTTTGGTGCAAGATTCTTTTGAATCTGTCTGCCATTCCTAGCTTTAGGAGTTACGACATGATAATGTACTATATTAAATCATCTTATGAGATTAGTTAATATTATTTAGAAACTTCATactctgagtgtgtgtgagtgtgtgactGTCATTTAAAGTTTGTTAAATTTAGAAGCTGTCATTTCAGTGAATAAGTCCTTGGTCAGGAATATGTCACCATACTATGACGTTGTTAAGAAAATTACCTTTCCCAGGAACTTAACCCCACTATGTGCAGTTAACTATATACATATAGTGCTATGATTATGTTTTTTTAACTGCAGAATGACTTTGGAATCTAAATACTGTAAAACTCAACTGTAAAAAGCAATCATATctaaagataaaatgttaaacTATAAGAATATGCTACTGCCTGTATGCCCTTTCAACTCTTGGTTGTCCTGAAATCAGCAGTTACGAAAAACAGCCTGTCCTTCTGAAGCATTCAAAAGATATTGCAAACACCCATTAGGAAGCCAAACTACAAAGGAAACTGTCCTAAGATGCTGCCAAtagatttcacatttttaatatatttcttactaGGTGCCCTAAGACAGTGGAAAACTTCTGTGTTCACAGCAGAAATGGTTATTATAATGGGCATACATTTCACCGTATAATTAAGGTAAGTTATACAAATTTTATATGATTTAAGGAATAGTATGTTATTACATAACAAGAGGTTTAAATGTAAAGAATCTTATTCTCTCCCACTTAGGAGTTTATTAGAAAGGAATAGAAGAAACGGACTATCGAAGCCCAAAGAAAAATGGATGGTCATGAATATCAGATCTAGAATCAAGGATATAGGGATAGTAGCATGGTTACCTTTTTAGAAACAATGCAGCAATATTTTTGTCAGCAGCTAAATCAAAGGGTCAGATAATGAGTAAAGTGTCTTGCTAAGATAAAACCTATAGCCAAGGTAACATGTTCCTAGTGGTTAGATAAGGTCTAGATCTAGAAGATAAGATTAAATAATAGAAGAGCCATGTTGCCATTTTATCTGTGAAAACTACCGTTAATACCTGAAGAGCAGAATGAACTCAGCCTAGGATTTTGCTGAGCAGCATTCCGTAAAATGGATGGGGCAGTGATGTAGTTCTTGGTTACTTGCAGGTCAGAAATGGCAGGAAAAATATCGGAAGTAAAAATCAGCTTTCAGGGTTCTGAAGGAAGTGGTGAAATTACTCACTAGGAAATCCAGAGTAGGGAAAGGGAGGATAGAAGAGTGGGGTAGTTATGTAAGACCTAACATGGTATACAGTATCCTAAAACTCATTTACACTAATAATTGGCTTTAACTAGATGAGCAAGATACTACATGTTTATAAATGGAAAGACCTCTGCATTTTTGTTTCAGTCACTGAAGTAATGTACTAGTTAAGCAATGGAAATACATTACCCAAATTAAAATGTAACTATGGGTTTAATCACTTTATAGGATGACTGTTAATAAAGTTAAGATTTCACTGACTGCAAAACACTTTTGACAAACAGACTCCAaagcatacatatatgtaatatgtataatacAGTTTTGTCTACTTTCTGTTAGGGCTTCATGATTCAGACAGGAGATCCAACAGGTACTGGTATGGGAGGAGAAAGCATATGGGGAGGAGAATTTGAAGATGAATTTCATTCAACATTGCGACATGACAGACCATATACACTCAGCATGGCCAATGCTGGATCAAACACTAATGGATCCCAGTTTTTCATAACAGTAGTACCAACGGTAAGTAGAACAGCATTGCTATAAGCTGAAGATTTATAGGTTATGATCTGAGAGAGTGAATTCAGTGAAGAGAGAGCTGCTTTATTCTCTACCATTATTTGTATCtgccaaaatataaaaatggaaacaatttagaaaaaaattaaaattacctaaCAAATCAGATTTAACTTTGTAAAACAATCATTTTGTAATTCAGGACACTTGAGTTTAAGCGAACTTTGCCACTACTAATTATTTTACCTCTGggcttgtttcctcatctttagaaTGGGAGGATTAGAGTACAAGAATTCGTGATACTAAGactttttttccacatttttctatcTATGAAATCAGAGTGGAACCCATAATCAATGACATTgtagatttgatgaaatacaaTGTAAGAATATGTAGCTCTCTATCACTATGCAGTTCcaccaaattataaaaattatattttatttttggaattaagCACCAAGCAAtgaagggaaaatatttgtaactacTATCTGCCAGGCACATGGTCTCATGTAATATTCACAGTAGTTCTAGTATCAGTAtacccagttttaaaaaaattacatgaagaaACAATGAGACATGattaacttgccaaaggtcaagtaagtagcagagccagtGTTTGAGCTCCCATCTGTCTGATGCCAAAGAACATGCTGCATAAACTATTCCTTACTGCCTCTTAACTGTGCAGGTAGGATTCCTGCAGAGAACTTTTAAAGCCTTACCCATAATTCTTACCcatgtttctttaaataattacCCATAATTCTTTAAACCATGTGAAGAAACTTTAGCAAACATCTTCCAACTCCCTTTGATCTGAAAGATGCAGATATTTAGTTAAACATTAtactttgcttttatattttgtcATATAAACATGGAAATCACTCTTAAAAGATGCTAAGTGGAAGTATATcttttaagttatatttaaaaagcaaagccaAAGTATAAATTCTCTTTAATTTGCTCAGAGGGTGTGTTTAAAGAAATCTGGGCTTACCAACATTTTCCATTTGTCCTCCAACACAGCCTTGGCTTGATAATAAGCACACAGTATTTGGACGAGTGACTAAAGGAATGGAAGTTGTACAAAGGATCTCCAACGTCAAAGTCAATCCCAAAACAGATAAGCCCTATGAGGATGTCAGCATCATAAATATTACTGTAAAGTAAGATAAGATTTGTCTCATTGtatgtgtaaataaaaatacacatatattaaatataggATTATTTTACACGAGGAAGCCCTTAAGATTTGCTGAATATACAAATCATGTTTCAAGGATTcagtattgtatttttcattaaaggctatttaaaaaaaaaaaaaaaaaaactctgcctTTGAGTTTTCTTGCAGTAGTTCTCATCCTACGAGGTGATTAATTGAAATGGACTAAAACTGAGACACAGCACTCTTTACATGTATTTCTCATGAGACTTAAAACCATATTAAGTGATAAGAATGGTTATGTATTTGTTCCTTAGCTTTTTAGAAATATGCCCTTATATGTTTCTTTAGATCCACTAAGAAAGCATACCAGGATCTGATAGTAATATACTATATCCTTTCTTTTACAAGGTTTGTGTGTCATGCCAAATAATTTTGGTTTTTGATTAGTTAAGTAGTAAGTAGTGGGAGtaaaacttcaataaataaataggaagtaCCTTTAGTCAGAAGTGTTAAATTCCTTAATAATTGTGAAATATTCTTTCAAATGTAAGAATCAGAAAAAATGAATACCTGAGTCCTTGGTTTTATATACTGATTCATTTACTGTTTTCACATCATTTTTCTAATGTAGCTAAACAATTTTTGTCTCCAAGTTATAGTATATCTTTTCTTACCTTACTAAATGTAGTCAAGAAAGTATATATTGAGTAAAAATACTATCTAATAATAGATTAGTAGAAATTGGAGCAATAAAACAATGAGTCCAATCTTACATTGAtatcatttcttctttacttACCCTTATAAATTACTTCGTAGCTATTCAGAACCACTGCTTCTCCTTTCCAGACTCTTAAGAACATTTAGGAGGAACATGTTCAACAGACTTCGCATCCTTATGCTTTAAATGTAAACTTAGACTTCTCTATTGATCAGTAATATTATTTCCTTAACCCACTTTGTACCACAAACTGTGTGATATAGAAGAATATGCAAAATTGTTCTACTTTAAATTAATATTGTGTCctccttttaaaaagtagaactaAAATTTGGACACAAGATGACTTTCACTATGACATTTGCCTTTTCTCCCTAATTTTAGGTGTTTTGACCTAACTACCTAGCAACTTAATCATTCCTAAACGCTAAATCCTAAATTTTGGTAATACTGCCACCAAGTGGTGGTGGTAATGCCTCATTCTTCCCAAAATACTTTGATTAATGAATTTTTCTATTCTACATCACAGATTTAATCAGTAGACCTAAAAACATACGCTGccagatgtctttttttaattatgttttaaattattagcaAATAACATCTGATACTTATACTCATTAAtccttttcattcattattcTTTTAGGGAAAAGCACAGCTGTCTTCCTTATTACCACTTTGAAAATTGAGAAGTATATCAATGTTAAcacaaaaagtttgttttttttttttttagcaatattaGCCTATAGGAGATAGCTAAGTTTTCCAAGTCATTTTCTCAAAACAGTTACTTAAAATGCACCATGAAACaaggttaaatttaaaaagcaagttttaCTTTGTTGAGTGCAAAATTTTAGCTCTCCTTTCAAAACACtacatttataaaacatgtaATGGGACCTAAATTGCAAATAGtaagttatttctaaatttttaataaactgcaTCTCAAATTGGACATGCAAGTCAATCCCTTCCCCTTTTTGTCTTACTGGTTTTCTTAACTGCAGCAGAAATATGACTAACTGGTTGCTAGCAATAGTACTAGATAGACAGttcaaaaaacagaatttttagaataatgataggactttaaaacaatttcaatattttattgctGTCTATACTGATCATATATGTAATGCAAATAATGGCTTCTGGTGATTATAAAGCATTCCAGAATTACAGACCAGGgctatacactttaaaaagccTGCTTTCATAAACCATACACAATACTATTAAGGCTTAATACAGAAATTCAGAGCTAGGAGACAAATCCTAATAGACTGTATTTAAAACCTTTCTCTTATTCTTAAATTTGACATTTCCCAGAGGGAACTAACACAATCTTAACTAATAATTAGTGAAAAAATACAACCACAAATAGTAATAAGAacctgagaaaaatatttcttaaaaaaaaaaaatcacacacaaacacTACTGTTATGTACATTATAATCACTTCTAAGcagtttttaaattgtgttttaacAATATGCTAGGAACGTGAATTTAAATGTTTAGCTAAATTGGTGAAATAATTTACAAGGAAAGCAAGTTTACATGTTAGTGtcagacttttttttcagttacctAGTAGAGAAAACAGTTCAAGGGCTCAAGGTAAATGTAACATGTTCTAAATTTTTCACAGTTATTGCAATCAGTCAAATACTAATTCAGAAGAATTACTTATATGCACAAGCTACATTTGTAATGGCATGAccttttacttgaaaaataaaggatgaaatattatatttacatatttacacaCTGCCCATAACACTGATGGACTTTTTTTAATGCACTGTTTTctcaaagttttgttttaaacaaaaatacatttgaagagaCTGAACTAGAACAGTGCCACCGAAAAGTCACATCTTGTCATCAGACATCAATGTCCTTACAGGAATTCAAATAATAAGATTTAGGATTCAACTTCAtcctaaaatataaagaacattttttaaaaacccataaaaTCCAATCTGGctatgtttaaatataaattgtacTGCCATAATAagggagtttccttaaaaaatgaaaaacagtaaagAGCACaagttttaaacttttacttCGAACACTGCATAATAAATGTGGTGTAAActttttgtacatttcttttcctttctctacatGTTCTCTCTCTCAACTTTCCAAGGCCTTGTCATGAAAAGCCTTGATCATGTTTTATTGTCAAGATAAATGCACTTATtttgggaaaacattttaaagtaaggTAATAAGCAGTCTCCACTGCTTAAATGACTTCTCTtgaggtaaaggcagtttgctaCTTAGATCTCTACCTTTTATGCAAAACCAACCCAGGT
The sequence above is a segment of the Camelus ferus isolate YT-003-E chromosome 3, BCGSAC_Cfer_1.0, whole genome shotgun sequence genome. Coding sequences within it:
- the PPWD1 gene encoding peptidylprolyl isomerase domain and WD repeat-containing protein 1 isoform X2, yielding MNGVTCIEMLSPMWCAPRQTLLLLPVMINMLKLGYFPGQCEWIYCPGDAISSVAASEKSTGKIFIYDGRGDNQPLHIFDKLHASPLTQIRLNPVYKAIVSSDKSGMIEYWTGPPHEYKFPKNVNWEYKTDTDLYEFAKCKAYPTSICFSPDGKKIATIGSDRKVRIFRFLTGKLMRVFDESLSMFTELQQMRQQLPDMEFGRRMAVERELEKVDAVRLINIVFDETGHFVLYGTMLGIKVINVETNRCVRILGKQENIRVMQLALFQGIAKKHRAATTIEMKASENPVLQNIQADPTIVCTSFKKNRFYMFTKREPEDTKSADSDRDVFNEKPSKEEVMAATQAEGPKRVSDSAIIHTSMGDIHIKLFPVECPKTVENFCVHSRNGYYNGHTFHRIIKGFMIQTGDPTGTGMGGESIWGGEFEDEFHSTLRHDRPYTLSMANAGSNTNGSQFFITVVPTPWLDNKHTVFGRVTKGMEVVQRISNVKVNPKTDKPYEDVSIINITVK
- the PPWD1 gene encoding peptidylprolyl isomerase domain and WD repeat-containing protein 1 isoform X1, which gives rise to MAAEGGSDSQQRRRRRRDAEEPEKTELGERELAVAVAQENDEENEERWVGPLPVEATLAKKRKVLEFERVYLDNLPSASMYERSYMHRDVITHVVCTKTDFIITASHDGHVKFWKKIEEGIEFVKHFRSHLGVIESIAVSSEGALFCSVGDDKAMKVFDVVNFDMINMLKLGYFPGQCEWIYCPGDAISSVAASEKSTGKIFIYDGRGDNQPLHIFDKLHASPLTQIRLNPVYKAIVSSDKSGMIEYWTGPPHEYKFPKNVNWEYKTDTDLYEFAKCKAYPTSICFSPDGKKIATIGSDRKVRIFRFLTGKLMRVFDESLSMFTELQQMRQQLPDMEFGRRMAVERELEKVDAVRLINIVFDETGHFVLYGTMLGIKVINVETNRCVRILGKQENIRVMQLALFQGIAKKHRAATTIEMKASENPVLQNIQADPTIVCTSFKKNRFYMFTKREPEDTKSADSDRDVFNEKPSKEEVMAATQAEGPKRVSDSAIIHTSMGDIHIKLFPVECPKTVENFCVHSRNGYYNGHTFHRIIKGFMIQTGDPTGTGMGGESIWGGEFEDEFHSTLRHDRPYTLSMANAGSNTNGSQFFITVVPTPWLDNKHTVFGRVTKGMEVVQRISNVKVNPKTDKPYEDVSIINITVK